Proteins co-encoded in one Klebsiella michiganensis genomic window:
- a CDS encoding long polar fimbrial chaperone LpfB (binds with fimbrial subunit LpfA) codes for MKTKLSSLLLAGLLAGSGIAHAGVVVGGTRVIYDGEKKEAAIGLENPDASPYLIQSWVENEAGNSDKRSFIVTPPLFRLDAKQKNTLRIMQTGAGLPTDRETLFWLNIKSIPATEAAGQDNTLQLAINTRIKLIYRPGTLKGETPENASSQLKWVRQGQTLSVSNPTPYYINFQSVSLGGRQLDKATYVAPRSSARIELPADARSGQVEWKVISDYGAVGAAHKASL; via the coding sequence GTGAAGACAAAACTCTCTTCTCTGCTGTTAGCAGGTTTACTCGCAGGAAGCGGTATTGCTCACGCTGGCGTTGTCGTGGGCGGCACGCGAGTTATTTACGACGGTGAGAAAAAAGAAGCGGCAATCGGCCTCGAGAATCCCGATGCCTCGCCATACCTGATTCAGTCGTGGGTGGAGAACGAAGCGGGTAACAGCGATAAACGCAGCTTTATCGTCACGCCGCCGCTGTTCCGCCTCGACGCTAAACAAAAGAACACCCTGCGCATTATGCAGACCGGGGCCGGTTTGCCGACGGATCGCGAAACGCTGTTCTGGCTGAATATTAAATCGATTCCCGCGACAGAGGCTGCGGGGCAGGACAACACCTTACAGCTGGCGATCAATACCCGCATCAAGCTGATTTATCGCCCGGGGACGCTGAAGGGCGAGACGCCGGAAAACGCCAGTAGCCAACTCAAATGGGTGCGCCAGGGCCAGACTTTGTCGGTCAGCAACCCAACGCCTTATTACATCAATTTCCAGTCGGTCAGTCTCGGCGGCCGCCAGCTTGATAAGGCCACCTACGTGGCACCTCGCTCCTCGGCCCGGATTGAACTGCCGGCAGACGCCCGCAGCGGTCAGGTCGAATGGAAGGTCATCAGCGATTACGGCGCCGTTGGCGCAGCGCACAAAGCCTCTCTCTAA
- a CDS encoding transcriptional regulator has product MATLLIIDDHPMARLAIRMLLEKDGHRVLAESGDGSEAFKLIQKLTPEIVVVDLDIPGLSGVELIEKLRSHDFAGRLLVLTGRDDEHYLSRCMNSGADGFVGKGNNLDELQDAVRAVERGYGYFPLRRQTSTKNARPAGEVEAVKRLSNRELQVLRYLSRGVKVMDISDKMHISSKTVSTYKTRLMTKLQVSNTMELIDFARRHSLD; this is encoded by the coding sequence ATGGCGACCCTGTTGATAATAGACGACCATCCGATGGCGCGGCTGGCTATTCGTATGCTGCTTGAAAAAGATGGTCATCGCGTTCTGGCCGAATCCGGCGACGGCTCCGAAGCTTTTAAATTAATCCAAAAACTCACCCCGGAAATTGTGGTGGTGGATTTGGATATCCCCGGCCTGAGCGGCGTAGAATTAATAGAGAAATTAAGAAGCCATGATTTCGCTGGTCGTTTATTAGTGTTGACCGGACGCGACGACGAGCATTATTTAAGTCGCTGCATGAACAGCGGCGCGGACGGCTTTGTTGGCAAGGGGAATAACCTGGATGAATTACAGGATGCGGTGCGTGCGGTCGAGCGTGGCTATGGCTACTTTCCGCTGCGCCGCCAGACCAGCACCAAAAACGCCAGACCCGCCGGCGAGGTAGAGGCCGTCAAGCGGCTGTCCAACCGCGAGCTGCAGGTGCTGCGCTACCTGAGTCGCGGCGTCAAGGTCATGGATATCTCCGACAAAATGCACATCAGCAGCAAGACGGTCAGCACCTATAAAACCCGCCTCATGACCAAACTGCAGGTCAGCAACACCATGGAGTTGATTGACTTTGCCCGCCGTCATAGCCTGGACTAA
- a CDS encoding MFS transporter: MAVTGSRPSQAQRLTLVAVCLASITMPFNFTAAAVALPAIGQSFHGSTMAVNWVANAFMLTFGSCLMLAGALADSYGRKRMFAGGIAAFALLSAALLAAPNLFVFDLLRGAQGVAAAIAFSGGMSALAQVYDGPARMRAFSFVGCSFGIGLAFGPVAAAVMIDLFNWSIVFILLTLVAGIACFLACRYMPESRNPAANGIDWAGAVVFTWTLGVFTYAVLRVPEVGWGDAFNLALFAVAMISLLVFIRIELRVQQPMLDLTLFKFPRFVGVQLLAAAPAYSFVVLLLLLPLRFVGVEGMPVLEAGRLMIALSAPLLFLPIIAGSLTRWFSASVLCGVGLLVCAAGLLWLSRVPGGASAWQFALPMWTIGCGISLPWGLMDGLAVSVVPRERAGMATGIFSTTRVAGEGVAMAIVSALLSSLMANNLHRAVAGSPQRLAHVAQSVVTGDVATATTALHGVTYQTIAASYDAAFSDLLLLLMSITLLVALVVFLFLDKGQAGDETRQQATAS; encoded by the coding sequence ATAGCCGTTACCGGTTCTCGCCCATCGCAAGCGCAGCGCCTGACGCTGGTCGCCGTGTGTCTTGCCTCGATCACTATGCCTTTTAACTTTACCGCCGCCGCCGTGGCCTTACCCGCTATTGGGCAAAGCTTCCACGGCTCGACCATGGCGGTTAACTGGGTGGCTAATGCGTTTATGTTGACCTTTGGCAGCTGCCTGATGCTGGCGGGCGCGCTTGCCGACAGCTACGGGCGTAAACGCATGTTTGCCGGGGGGATTGCGGCCTTTGCGCTCCTGTCAGCCGCGCTGCTTGCTGCGCCGAACTTGTTTGTTTTCGATCTGCTGCGTGGGGCGCAAGGGGTTGCCGCCGCTATCGCATTTTCCGGCGGGATGTCGGCGCTGGCGCAGGTTTATGACGGCCCTGCCCGTATGCGTGCTTTCAGCTTCGTCGGCTGCAGTTTCGGCATTGGCCTGGCTTTTGGCCCCGTGGCAGCGGCGGTGATGATCGATCTCTTCAACTGGTCAATTGTCTTTATTCTACTGACGCTGGTGGCGGGTATTGCCTGTTTTCTGGCCTGTCGCTATATGCCCGAATCCCGCAACCCAGCGGCAAACGGTATCGACTGGGCCGGGGCCGTGGTGTTTACGTGGACGCTGGGCGTTTTCACTTACGCCGTCCTGCGCGTGCCGGAGGTTGGCTGGGGGGATGCCTTTAACCTGGCGTTGTTTGCGGTGGCCATGATTTCACTGCTGGTTTTTATTCGCATTGAACTGCGCGTTCAGCAGCCGATGCTCGACCTGACGTTATTCAAATTTCCCCGGTTTGTTGGCGTTCAGCTCCTGGCCGCTGCCCCGGCCTATTCCTTTGTCGTTCTGCTTCTACTCTTGCCGCTGCGATTTGTTGGCGTGGAAGGGATGCCGGTGCTTGAGGCCGGGCGGCTGATGATTGCGCTCTCCGCGCCGCTGTTGTTCCTGCCGATTATTGCCGGGTCCCTGACTCGCTGGTTCTCTGCGTCCGTGCTGTGCGGCGTTGGGCTGCTGGTTTGTGCGGCAGGATTATTGTGGCTGAGTCGCGTGCCGGGCGGGGCATCTGCCTGGCAATTTGCGTTGCCGATGTGGACTATCGGCTGCGGGATAAGCCTGCCCTGGGGATTAATGGATGGCCTGGCGGTAAGCGTGGTGCCTCGCGAAAGGGCGGGTATGGCAACGGGTATTTTCAGTACCACGCGGGTGGCCGGGGAAGGGGTTGCGATGGCAATTGTGAGCGCGCTGCTCTCTTCACTGATGGCAAATAACCTGCACCGGGCGGTGGCCGGTAGCCCTCAGCGGCTGGCTCATGTCGCGCAAAGCGTTGTTACCGGGGATGTTGCGACCGCAACCACAGCGCTGCACGGGGTGACCTATCAGACGATTGCCGCCAGCTACGACGCGGCGTTCAGCGACCTGCTGCTGCTGTTGATGAGCATCACCTTGCTGGTCGCGCTGGTGGTGTTTTTATTTCTCGACAAAGGACAAGCCGGGGACGAAACCCGGCAACAAGCGACGGCGAGCTGA
- a CDS encoding LysR family transcriptional regulator has translation MDRLSSLAYFVRTAELGSFIRAGQALGLSASAVGKGITRLEEQLGVRLFHRTTRSLQMTSEGRVYFERCRRILQDLDEADALLSHASETPRGRLRVSLPAASHILFEAAIIAFVRRYPDIDLDLDFSDRLVNLIDEDVDIAIRTGELPDSRLMRRALPSLQLILCASPAYLARHGVPQSPRELEGHCGIRFRYVNTGKLQAWPLRDLSELADVRTRTVFSSNNMEMVRSAIVNGLGVGAVPDFMIEPQVASGIVQPLLGGYLKAPGQFQMVWTSGKQLSSKIRVFVDFISDFVTQQRQNSAHGIDAG, from the coding sequence ATGGATCGCCTGTCCAGCCTGGCCTATTTTGTCCGCACCGCAGAGTTGGGAAGTTTTATCCGGGCTGGGCAAGCCCTGGGGCTTTCCGCTTCCGCGGTGGGAAAAGGGATTACGAGACTTGAAGAACAGCTTGGCGTGCGGCTTTTTCACCGCACGACCCGCAGCCTGCAAATGACCTCCGAAGGCCGGGTTTACTTTGAACGCTGCCGGCGGATTCTGCAGGATTTGGATGAGGCAGATGCCCTGCTCTCTCATGCCAGCGAAACGCCCCGGGGCCGCCTGCGCGTTAGCCTGCCCGCCGCCAGCCATATCCTGTTTGAAGCGGCAATTATCGCTTTCGTTCGCCGTTATCCGGACATCGATCTCGATCTGGATTTCAGCGACAGGCTGGTGAACCTGATTGACGAGGATGTGGATATTGCCATCCGAACCGGCGAACTCCCAGATTCTCGCTTGATGCGCCGCGCGCTGCCCTCTTTGCAGCTTATTCTCTGCGCTTCCCCGGCCTATCTTGCCCGGCATGGGGTGCCGCAATCGCCCCGGGAACTGGAGGGGCATTGCGGAATTCGCTTCCGCTATGTGAACACCGGCAAACTGCAGGCCTGGCCGCTGCGCGACTTATCTGAACTGGCGGATGTTCGTACCCGCACCGTGTTCAGTTCGAATAACATGGAGATGGTGCGCAGCGCGATCGTTAACGGCCTGGGCGTTGGGGCCGTGCCTGATTTTATGATTGAGCCCCAGGTGGCGAGCGGTATTGTGCAGCCGCTGCTGGGTGGCTATTTGAAAGCACCGGGGCAATTTCAGATGGTCTGGACTTCAGGCAAGCAGCTTTCATCGAAGATCCGCGTTTTTGTCGACTTTATCAGCGACTTTGTCACCCAGCAGCGGCAAAATAGCGCTCATGGAATAGACGCCGGGTGA
- a CDS encoding fimbrial assembly protein: protein MPFFACSGKTRPTCLATTIALLLASLSVEAKDYFNPALLQHTGEGGTAPDLSAFENGGQLPGSYPVDIYLNGEQVDSRAVTFFQTEDKGLQPCLTVAELAQYGVRVDLYPELQIPGENCASLAAIPEGSAEFVFSAQRLDLSIPQAAVSPRIRGYVPPSQWDEGINAALLNYSFNGMSDLEGQRGGAGSSQYLNLRPGVNLGPWRLRNYSTWSRSSGEGDKWSTVYSYAQRSIAPLKSQLTLGESLAPSDVFDSVPFRGAQLASDDEMLPESQRGYAPVVRGIARSNSAQVIVRQNGYVIYQTTVPAGPFEITDMFPTGGSGDLYVTVKEADGSEQSMVVPFASLPVLQREGRLRFSLTGGEYRAYDSRVEKTPFGQGTAIYGVGKGMTVYGGAQLAEHYRAFAAGVGQNLGTLGAISADLTQSWGQPKEQEASQGQSWRVRYSKSLAETGTHVAIAGYRYSTEGFTSLSDVLETYRDNAYALRNDRKRNRAELTLSQDLGGDRGYLSVGAISEDYWNGARKTSSWNVGYNNSWNGISYSLNYALNRNTSQAGAATEYGKTYERDQVVSLNISLPLGRWLSNSYASYGVSSSQSRGTVNTVGLNGTALEGKNLNWNVTQGYASRERENSGYTSLNYRGTYGEVNGGYSYASGQRNLNYGVQGAIVAHADGITAGQQPGETFGLVKVPGASGVAVNNQPGVKTDYRGYALVPNLMPYRHNDVTLSTESLKENVDLEQTSRTVVPTRGAVVRADYRAQVGLRVLMTLIRPNGKAVPFGATVANEADRSGGSGIVGDGGQVYLAGLQPKGTLLVQWGKGADRQCRVSYSLNHDEASAAISSLDAQCR from the coding sequence ATGCCCTTTTTTGCTTGCTCCGGAAAAACGCGGCCAACCTGTCTGGCCACCACTATCGCACTGCTTCTGGCTTCGCTGTCGGTTGAGGCAAAGGATTATTTTAATCCGGCACTCCTCCAGCACACCGGGGAAGGCGGCACGGCGCCCGATCTCTCTGCGTTCGAAAACGGCGGCCAGCTTCCGGGTAGCTACCCGGTGGACATCTACCTCAACGGCGAGCAGGTGGACAGCAGGGCGGTGACGTTTTTCCAGACCGAGGATAAAGGGCTGCAGCCGTGCCTGACCGTGGCCGAGCTGGCGCAGTACGGCGTGCGCGTGGATTTATATCCCGAGCTGCAAATCCCGGGCGAGAACTGCGCTTCCCTGGCCGCGATCCCCGAAGGGAGCGCTGAGTTTGTTTTCAGCGCCCAGCGTCTGGATCTCTCTATTCCTCAGGCCGCGGTTAGCCCGCGCATTCGCGGCTATGTGCCACCTTCACAGTGGGATGAGGGCATCAACGCCGCGCTGCTGAACTACAGCTTTAACGGCATGAGCGATTTGGAAGGTCAGCGCGGTGGGGCAGGCAGCAGCCAGTATTTAAACTTACGTCCAGGCGTTAACCTCGGCCCGTGGCGGCTGCGGAACTATTCCACATGGTCGCGCAGCAGCGGCGAAGGGGATAAATGGAGCACCGTTTACAGCTATGCCCAGCGCAGTATTGCGCCGCTCAAAAGCCAGCTTACCCTGGGTGAAAGCCTTGCTCCGTCTGACGTGTTCGACAGCGTGCCGTTCCGTGGCGCGCAGCTGGCCTCCGACGACGAAATGCTGCCGGAAAGCCAGCGCGGTTATGCCCCGGTGGTGCGCGGCATTGCCCGCAGCAACAGCGCTCAGGTGATCGTTCGCCAAAATGGCTACGTGATTTACCAAACCACGGTGCCCGCAGGCCCGTTCGAAATCACCGACATGTTCCCGACCGGCGGCAGCGGCGACCTGTACGTAACGGTAAAAGAAGCCGACGGCAGCGAGCAGAGCATGGTGGTGCCATTTGCATCCCTGCCGGTGTTACAGCGAGAAGGGAGGCTGCGCTTCAGCCTGACCGGTGGCGAATACCGCGCCTACGACAGCCGCGTTGAAAAGACCCCGTTCGGCCAGGGCACCGCCATTTACGGCGTTGGAAAAGGCATGACGGTTTACGGCGGCGCTCAACTGGCGGAGCATTATCGCGCGTTCGCCGCGGGCGTCGGGCAGAACCTCGGCACCCTTGGCGCCATTTCCGCCGACCTGACCCAGTCCTGGGGCCAGCCGAAGGAGCAAGAGGCCAGCCAGGGGCAGTCGTGGCGGGTGCGCTACAGCAAAAGCCTCGCCGAGACGGGCACGCACGTCGCCATCGCCGGCTATCGCTACTCAACCGAAGGCTTTACCTCGCTGTCGGACGTGCTGGAAACCTACCGTGATAATGCCTATGCCCTGAGAAACGACAGGAAGCGCAACCGCGCGGAGCTGACGCTGAGCCAGGATCTCGGCGGCGATCGCGGCTATTTGTCCGTCGGGGCTATCAGCGAAGACTACTGGAACGGCGCCCGGAAAACGTCGTCGTGGAACGTGGGCTACAACAACAGCTGGAACGGCATCAGCTATAGCCTGAACTATGCCCTGAACCGCAACACGTCTCAGGCGGGGGCGGCGACGGAGTACGGCAAAACCTATGAGCGCGACCAGGTCGTGTCGTTGAACATCAGCCTGCCGCTGGGCCGCTGGCTGAGCAACAGTTACGCCAGCTACGGCGTCAGCAGCAGCCAGTCGCGCGGCACGGTGAATACCGTTGGCCTGAACGGCACCGCGCTGGAAGGCAAAAACCTTAACTGGAACGTGACCCAGGGGTACGCCTCGCGTGAGCGTGAAAACTCCGGCTACACCAGCCTCAACTATCGCGGCACCTACGGCGAAGTGAACGGGGGCTACAGCTACGCCAGCGGGCAGCGCAACCTGAACTATGGCGTGCAGGGGGCGATTGTGGCCCACGCGGACGGCATCACAGCCGGGCAGCAGCCTGGCGAGACGTTCGGCCTGGTGAAAGTGCCGGGCGCTTCCGGCGTGGCGGTGAATAACCAGCCCGGGGTTAAAACCGACTATCGCGGCTACGCGCTGGTGCCGAACTTAATGCCGTACCGCCACAACGACGTCACGCTGAGCACCGAAAGCCTGAAAGAAAACGTCGACCTCGAGCAAACCAGCCGCACCGTGGTGCCCACGCGCGGGGCCGTAGTGCGCGCCGATTACCGTGCCCAGGTCGGGCTGCGGGTACTGATGACCCTGATTCGCCCGAACGGCAAAGCCGTACCGTTTGGCGCCACGGTTGCCAATGAAGCCGACCGCAGCGGCGGCAGCGGTATCGTCGGGGACGGCGGCCAGGTTTATCTCGCCGGTTTACAGCCTAAAGGCACGCTGCTGGTGCAGTGGGGCAAAGGCGCGGATCGCCAGTGCCGGGTGAGTTACAGCCTGAACCATGACGAGGCGTCGGCCGCTATTTCCTCCCTTGACGCACAGTGTCGCTAA
- a CDS encoding histidine kinase codes for MYNLFMLLVGLIIFSPAYAERATEPERLHILSRESYQPKAFILEDKDWRWLGNKRELHVAVWQPEIPPLYLYTGNSRYEGMIADYIHLIAQYLGLRVSVQMYADRDAALGALAQHKVDMVADPSGKVLPQHARLAPSSNFISDHPVLVHKKNNNGAPFRYQPGMRLAIARWYVDDSWIEQNFPGVTIRHFATDEQAMASVAFDENDFYIGNLVTTSYLLERNYSHFLAFQRVYPERETGSHFVLRSEDLPLMRAVNRALDAIPRIQHQVILQQWSERANLWRVSKQVEFSGAEKKWLARHPTVKVSVNAFYAPFTMIDANGNFYGVTDDILRLIRLRTGLHFEPAPADSVSAMEQQIADKKAMFIGAVSHSEERNQNLLFSRAYFTSPFVMVQAKDKNYATPLPTGTRVAIVSKNSLIPELRQVNPGARIIETANASIAMQMVNDGKADIAIHSLFGASYMIDRYFRDRLKIGGRVGGQTAGISFAVSRDQPELLSILNKSLENISPADINSIINKWQTRPDVRLDTWELYKTQFWLVFSVAGILIFTSLIWVYYLHKEVRARLLAQQKLQAQLEYNETLTHALSEERERAEQANRAKSTFLATMSHEIRTPVSAIIGLLELSVKANDSLPEEEDPIRVAWESARTLMGLIGDILDMARIESGRLELAPEWVRTTDLLPPVVRVFEGLARQKSLRLRCILSPPLPYQVYIDPLRFRQVLSNLVSNAIKFTDRGCVNVDITALESHPADSVLLRISVVDTGKGITAAEQEDIFSPWVQAKNGRGQSGSGLGLAICAQLVEMMGGNIMMKSLPGHGTEVSFTVPVAQSQHRPEQVTQKNQTQAVPHYPLSILAVDDHPANRLLLRSQLVHLGHRVTEARDGEEAWALWHDNAFDVVITDCSMPGMDGPALTRLIRQHQAEPVVILGLTANAWPEERTRCRMAGMDDCLFKPLQLPQLEAILSDVMKSKQAALAEPAGLDKLVNIEKLKTMSSHDGGMLGELLRLTLQSNEEDLRLAEDLFSLQDWPELASCAHRISGAVQICGAERAENACRNLEVACREAVVDEVEIEDVWLKCSSAVGEFNQAIYAWLNDEEFSR; via the coding sequence ATGTACAACCTGTTTATGCTGCTTGTGGGCCTGATTATCTTTTCCCCGGCATATGCTGAACGCGCCACAGAACCCGAGCGGCTGCACATTCTGAGCCGGGAAAGCTATCAGCCTAAGGCCTTCATTCTCGAGGACAAGGACTGGCGCTGGTTAGGCAATAAGCGCGAGCTGCATGTTGCCGTCTGGCAGCCTGAAATTCCCCCGCTTTATCTCTATACCGGCAACAGCCGCTACGAGGGGATGATTGCCGACTACATCCATCTGATAGCGCAGTATCTGGGGCTACGCGTCAGCGTCCAGATGTATGCCGACCGGGACGCCGCGCTGGGTGCGCTGGCTCAGCACAAAGTGGATATGGTCGCCGATCCCTCAGGCAAAGTGCTGCCGCAGCACGCCAGGCTCGCGCCCTCCAGCAATTTTATTAGCGACCATCCGGTGCTGGTACACAAGAAGAATAATAACGGAGCGCCTTTTCGCTACCAGCCCGGCATGCGGCTGGCCATTGCCCGCTGGTACGTGGACGACAGCTGGATAGAGCAAAATTTTCCCGGCGTGACCATCCGCCATTTTGCTACCGACGAGCAGGCCATGGCCTCGGTTGCCTTTGATGAAAATGACTTTTACATCGGCAACCTGGTGACCACGTCTTACCTGCTGGAGCGCAATTACTCGCATTTTCTCGCATTTCAGCGGGTCTACCCTGAGCGGGAAACCGGCAGCCATTTTGTACTGCGCAGCGAAGATTTACCGCTGATGCGGGCGGTAAATCGCGCGCTCGACGCCATCCCGCGCATTCAGCATCAGGTTATTCTCCAGCAGTGGAGCGAGCGGGCTAACCTCTGGCGCGTTAGCAAACAGGTTGAGTTCTCCGGGGCTGAGAAAAAATGGCTGGCACGGCATCCCACGGTGAAAGTGTCGGTCAACGCTTTTTATGCGCCCTTCACCATGATCGATGCCAACGGCAATTTTTATGGCGTCACCGACGATATATTGCGGCTGATTCGGCTGCGCACCGGTCTGCATTTCGAACCGGCCCCGGCGGACTCCGTCAGCGCGATGGAGCAGCAAATTGCCGACAAAAAAGCCATGTTCATCGGCGCGGTCAGCCATAGCGAGGAGCGGAACCAGAACCTGTTATTTTCACGGGCTTACTTCACCTCGCCCTTTGTGATGGTTCAGGCAAAAGACAAGAACTATGCCACCCCCCTCCCCACCGGCACCCGCGTCGCCATCGTCAGTAAAAACAGCCTGATCCCGGAGCTGCGGCAGGTTAATCCCGGCGCGCGTATTATTGAAACCGCCAATGCCAGCATCGCCATGCAAATGGTCAACGACGGCAAAGCCGATATCGCCATTCATTCCCTGTTTGGCGCCAGCTATATGATTGACCGTTATTTTCGCGATCGCCTGAAGATTGGCGGCCGCGTGGGCGGCCAGACCGCCGGGATCTCATTTGCCGTCTCCCGCGATCAGCCTGAACTGCTCAGCATTCTGAATAAATCGCTGGAGAACATCTCCCCGGCGGATATCAACAGCATTATCAATAAGTGGCAAACCCGGCCCGACGTGCGGCTGGATACCTGGGAGCTGTATAAAACCCAGTTTTGGCTGGTATTTAGCGTGGCCGGAATTTTGATCTTCACGTCGTTGATTTGGGTCTATTACCTGCATAAGGAAGTCAGAGCCCGCCTGCTGGCGCAGCAAAAACTCCAGGCGCAGCTGGAATACAATGAAACCCTGACTCACGCGCTGTCGGAGGAGCGCGAACGTGCCGAACAGGCCAACCGGGCTAAAAGCACTTTTCTGGCCACGATGAGTCATGAAATCCGTACGCCGGTAAGCGCCATTATTGGCCTGCTGGAGCTGTCCGTAAAAGCCAATGACAGCTTGCCGGAAGAAGAAGATCCGATTCGCGTCGCCTGGGAGTCTGCCCGCACCCTGATGGGGCTTATCGGCGACATTCTGGATATGGCAAGGATTGAGTCCGGCCGCCTGGAGCTTGCGCCTGAGTGGGTAAGAACCACCGATCTGCTGCCGCCCGTAGTCCGCGTATTTGAAGGCCTGGCCCGGCAAAAAAGCCTGCGTTTGCGCTGCATTCTCTCGCCGCCTTTGCCCTATCAGGTCTATATCGACCCGCTGCGTTTTCGCCAGGTGCTCTCTAACCTGGTGAGTAACGCCATCAAGTTCACCGACCGCGGCTGCGTCAACGTGGATATCACCGCGCTGGAGAGCCACCCTGCCGATAGCGTGCTGCTGAGGATAAGCGTCGTGGATACCGGCAAAGGGATCACCGCCGCGGAGCAGGAGGATATTTTCTCCCCATGGGTGCAGGCAAAAAATGGCCGCGGGCAGAGTGGCTCAGGGCTTGGGCTGGCTATTTGCGCCCAGCTTGTCGAGATGATGGGAGGCAATATTATGATGAAAAGTCTGCCGGGCCACGGCACGGAGGTCAGCTTTACCGTACCGGTGGCACAAAGCCAGCACCGCCCGGAACAGGTGACTCAGAAAAACCAGACGCAGGCGGTACCGCATTATCCCCTGAGCATTCTGGCGGTGGATGACCACCCTGCCAACCGGCTGCTACTGCGTAGCCAGCTGGTGCACCTCGGCCACAGGGTTACGGAAGCCCGCGACGGCGAGGAAGCCTGGGCGCTGTGGCACGATAACGCCTTCGATGTGGTAATAACTGACTGCAGCATGCCGGGGATGGACGGCCCGGCGCTGACGCGGCTTATTCGCCAGCATCAGGCGGAGCCAGTGGTTATCCTCGGACTGACGGCCAACGCCTGGCCGGAAGAACGCACCCGCTGCAGGATGGCAGGCATGGACGACTGTCTGTTCAAACCTCTCCAGCTTCCCCAACTGGAAGCTATCCTGAGCGACGTGATGAAGAGCAAGCAGGCCGCCCTGGCGGAGCCTGCCGGCCTTGATAAGCTGGTGAACATCGAGAAACTTAAAACGATGAGTAGCCATGACGGCGGTATGCTCGGTGAGCTGCTCAGGCTAACGCTGCAAAGCAATGAAGAGGATTTACGGCTGGCAGAGGACTTGTTTAGCCTGCAGGACTGGCCGGAACTCGCGTCCTGCGCGCATCGTATTTCCGGGGCAGTACAAATATGCGGGGCGGAACGGGCCGAAAACGCCTGCCGTAACCTGGAGGTGGCCTGCCGTGAAGCCGTAGTCGATGAGGTAGAAATAGAGGATGTGTGGCTGAAGTGTTCCAGCGCCGTGGGTGAGTTTAACCAGGCGATATATGCCTGGTTAAACGACGAGGAATTTAGTCGATAG
- a CDS encoding N-ethylmaleimide reductase (FMN-linked; catalyzes the formation of N-ethylsuccinimide from N-ethylmaleimide), translating to MTTHVKDLFSPLRAGRLSLQHRVVMAPLTRMRASGPEGVPDTLNAEYYGQRASEGGLIITEATNISPQGKGFPQTPGIFSDQQQAGWKRVVNAVHQKGGAIYLQLWHTGRISHRSHHPETPSVAPSAIRPAGEALDANFTPQPFATPAALELSAIPAVIEEYREAARRAKAAGFDGVELHAANGFLIDQFLQDRTNRRTDEYGGSVANRMRFMCEALAALREVYAAGEIGVRLSPFGKLGDIGDSNPLALFTDVVAWLSEQQIGYLHLVEPRANTGLNEEQDMTQPASVAALLRPYFDGTIIASGGFTRDSANALIAAGNADAVAFGRAFIANPDLPYRLSVNAPLNAWDRSTFYAGDARGYTDYPTLPRN from the coding sequence ATGACCACACATGTCAAAGATCTGTTCAGCCCGTTGCGGGCCGGCAGGCTCAGTTTACAACATCGGGTAGTGATGGCGCCGCTGACCAGAATGCGTGCGTCCGGGCCGGAAGGTGTGCCTGACACACTTAACGCGGAATACTACGGCCAGCGGGCCAGCGAAGGTGGCCTGATTATCACTGAGGCGACGAACATTTCACCTCAGGGGAAAGGCTTCCCGCAAACGCCGGGTATCTTTAGCGACCAGCAGCAGGCTGGCTGGAAGCGCGTTGTGAATGCCGTGCATCAAAAAGGCGGAGCTATTTACCTGCAGCTGTGGCACACGGGGCGTATTTCTCATCGCAGTCACCACCCGGAAACCCCGTCGGTTGCTCCATCGGCTATTCGCCCTGCGGGTGAAGCCCTGGATGCTAACTTTACACCTCAGCCGTTTGCCACCCCGGCAGCCCTTGAACTCTCGGCCATTCCTGCGGTGATAGAGGAGTATCGCGAGGCGGCACGGCGAGCGAAGGCCGCGGGTTTTGACGGCGTGGAGCTGCATGCGGCGAACGGTTTTCTGATCGATCAGTTTTTGCAGGACAGAACCAACCGACGCACGGACGAATATGGCGGCAGCGTGGCAAACCGAATGCGCTTTATGTGCGAAGCGCTGGCGGCGCTGCGCGAGGTTTACGCCGCAGGGGAAATAGGCGTCAGGCTTTCTCCGTTCGGCAAGCTGGGAGACATTGGCGACAGCAACCCGCTGGCGCTGTTTACGGACGTTGTTGCCTGGCTCTCAGAACAGCAGATTGGCTATCTGCATCTGGTGGAGCCGCGGGCCAACACCGGGCTAAATGAAGAGCAGGATATGACGCAGCCAGCCTCTGTTGCCGCATTGCTACGACCCTATTTTGACGGCACCATTATCGCCTCAGGCGGTTTTACCCGCGACTCAGCGAATGCGCTTATTGCCGCAGGAAATGCGGATGCCGTCGCCTTCGGGCGGGCGTTTATTGCCAACCCCGACCTGCCGTATCGGCTGTCCGTAAATGCGCCTTTAAACGCCTGGGATCGTTCAACATTTTACGCCGGGGATGCCCGCGGTTATACCGATTATCCGACTTTGCCACGTAACTGA